In Saccopteryx leptura isolate mSacLep1 chromosome 13, mSacLep1_pri_phased_curated, whole genome shotgun sequence, the DNA window CGACTTGGTACATGGAAACACAGGGCAGGTAAGGGGGGGGGATGAGAGCGAGGTGCCTGCAGTTTGGCGGAGGAGAGCTCCATGGTGCCAGCCGTGCTATATGAGGGTCGTCCCAATCACACCTGGGGGGGGTGGTCAGCACAGCTCTTCCACGGAGATTGTACCTGCAAGGTCATTAGGGTGTGACTCTTGCCACAATTCCTGGCCAAGTGTGGGGCCGCCCGGAAGGGTTAAATATATAGCACTCACTGGTTCACCAGGACCCACAGGAGGTAAACGGGAAGAGGGAGGGTTTTTTGATGGTCAGACACTGGTTTGGACCACTCTGGAGTAGTAGTGGGGCCAGTACGGGTCTTGCGGGGGTGAGGGGAGCAGGTGTTGAGTGGCGGGCTAGGCCACGGGCATGCGTGGGTCCAGCAGTCAGGTTGGGTTTTCTCACCGTACTTCTGGGACTGGCCTGAGATGTGTGGGATCAGCCTGTGCCTCCCGTGGAGCGTGCAGGTGTAGGGGCCGTGCTCCCGCAGTCGGGTACGTTCACCAGAGGCGTCTCCACTCGGGATTTGGACAAGAGTCCACACCCTGGAGATCACGAGGTAGCAATATAGGTAAGAGATGGGGCGGTGCCTGTGTAGTGCATGAAAGGGGGAGTCCTGGGGGGGGAGGGTTGCTTCGGTCGTGATCAGATCTGCTGCAGTGTGTCTATTTGCTCGGAGAATCCCTTTCAGGGTCGTGAGCATTACTTCCCGAACCCCCGGcgaaagcgggggggggggccttACAGAAAGGGCATCAGCATCCGCCACTGAATCCACTGTAGGAAAACGGGGCAAGACTTGTCCGTTGTTCGATGCCTGCCCGCCCCACCCCAGTATGTTCTGGGATGGGAAGCCAGTGGAGAGTGCTGACACAAGCGTAGCTTTCCATGCACATGTCATGCAGTCTAAAGATGGCCGTTTTCAAATTTCCCGGGCTCTCACTAGGTGCTTTGGTGGTGGGGGGTACAAACTCCATGGGGCCGTACCTGAAACCAGGGTGGGAGGACGCGGTCCCCCCCAGTGTGTGAGGTGTTAGGTAGCAAGCCTTTCTGTAGAATTTGAGCAGGGCGCACCCAGTCCAGTCACTGTGGCAGGTGAGCCCAGGTCGGAGGACTTGGTGCTGCTGTCAGGCATCTCTTTGGGGCGGGATTTGTGAGTTTTTGGGGCAGCGAGACTTTGACAGCCCTCTCGGTTGCTCTCACACGGCTCTCCCCTCAGAGCATTCCTCATCCATGACTGTGGCCCTCCTGTGCTCGCCAGATCTAGGCCCCAACCTGCACACACGAGGAACCAGACGCGCTCTATTGGCTCGGCCTGTCACCCGTCCTCTCCATGTACCGGGTTGAGCCTGATGTCGGTGGCCGAGGCTGGCGTCTTCTCCACGGTCCGTCTGCTCGCCCTGTGCTGCGTGGTTTGAACACACCAATTCAGCAGCGGCCTTAGGTTGTTCCTTGCCACCACCTGATGTTGGGGTTATTGGTCCCTCATGGGGGACCACACGATTGGCTCGCAGGACTGGGCTGTTAAAGGAGGCGAAGCATATCTAGTGGGATCTCATGGCCCCACTCGGTGCTCATTCGCCAGGGAGTGTCCTCTGTGAGAAGTGACCCTTTGTCCTAGGGGTTGAGATCGCTCCCATTCGTTCTGCCACCATAGACCCAGGAGGTCTGTGGCAGTGGTACTGAAATTGTATGGGAGGATTGGTGAGCAGGCAGCGGCTCCAGGATGCTCTCATGACCTGTGGCTCGGTCCCGCAGACAAGTGCCGTCATTTTCTTCTCCCGAAACCGAGGAGCTTTGTGTCCTGAGTGGTGAAAGGCTGAGGTTTCTAAGCAGCCAGGCTATCTGGGTGAGTTTATGAAACCGCCGTAGCTGGAACTCACGCTTTGTGAGGAGAGAATATTGCCATGTAGTATGGGCGCCCAACCCTCCTTTGTACGCTTAGTAAGAAATCGGCTCAAGCTGAGGGCAGGAACACGGGCCCTGGGCTGCTTGGGCCACAGTAGCAGAGCCACCATGGGAGTGCAAACTGGTCTCGCTATCCAGTGTCTGCTGGGAAGTTTTGAAGTTCAGGGCTTGTGGCCTGGAAAAGACTGGGCAGCTGGGGTGAGGTCTGCTGTGGTCCGTGCTTTCAAGCCGGGAAATTTTCCTGAGCCCAGTCCATTGTGGTAGAGGCCGCCCCTCTAAAGGTTTATGGGGAGGTGTGGCCAAGCACAGGGCCTCTCCTCCAAGAGGAGCAGCTTCCTCTTCCGTATGAGACTGCCAACTTTGGGGCAGTTACAGGAGGCCATCTTCCTACTGCTGGTCCATGAAGCTTCAAGTATCAACTTTCCTGCTCTGGTGGAAACTTAGGGGTCCCAGCAACCCACCTGCACTGCATCCATCTATGGGCCTCTCCAGTGAGTGCAAGAGATGCTATGATAAACTGGAGCCCCCCCTGCCTCCAGTGATTGGAGCGTGGTCCCAATATGTTGGATTTTTTATGGGTTTGATCCTGCTCACCAGTACTGTGGAAGAATCAACCCAGGGAATGCATGAATTGAGAGGGAAGGATTTCAGAAGTTTTTTCTCAAGTCAACTGAAGGCGGCTCCAATTACATGCCCATTGCTGCCGTGGTGGGTGCGCTCTGCCATGGAGCCTTATCCCCTCCAGCCCCCAAAATGTGTTGGGCCCTCTGGGGGGCCATGTGATCTGGTGGGGTTTGACCCTGAAAAGGATGTGCAAGGGGAAATGGAGTTTGAGAATTTAActgggggggccctggccggttggctcaatggtgtagagtgtcgacctggcgtgcgggggggacccgggttctccaccctccctccttcctgtctcttcccctcccgcagccaaggctccattggagcaaacatgacCAAGGCGctggggaatggctccttggcctctgccccaggtgctagagtggctctggtcgcggcagagcctcactgtgatgggcgtgccggggtggatcccggtcgggcgcatgcgggagtctgtctctcccttgtttttgcagcttcagaaaaatccaaaaaaacctgggggggcctggccggttggattCAGTGGTttagagcgtcggccgggcgtgtggaagtcccgggtttgatttccagccagggcacacaggagaagtgcccatctgcttctccactgtctctcttcccctcccacaggcaaggttccattggagcaaagatggcccgggtgctggggatggcctttgcctcaggtgctagagtggttctggtcgcaacagagcaacgccccgggtgggcagagcatcatccaccccctggtgggcgtgccgggtggatcccggttgggcgcatgcgggagtctgacttacctccccgtttccagcttcagaaaaacaaataaccaGGGGTTCCTctttacctttggggtcaaggTGTGGTACAGGGCAAAAGTTCCTGCACAAGCATGACTTGGTCGGCTGCTGGGAGTGCATTGCATAGCAGGGTTGGTAGGTGGCAGAATTCTTTGCCAAGTGTGGTAAGTTTGGCAACGGGGGGGGGGCCCTAGTGTGTGACTGAAACATGTTCCAGCCCATGTGCTCCTTCCAGAGCTTCAAGCCCACTGCTGAAACAAGAGAGGCAGTTCTGTGGCTTTACCTATATAATCCCAGATGGGGCACGGCACAGAAGCCAACACACCCATGATAGTGTGGCTCATGCTTGTGTTTTGTAGGAATGGTGCATGCTGGATGGGCCAGGTGGGTAACGGATGTTCGAGCTAGAACACGCCTATAGCCCCAAACCCCAACTGTTGCTGCTCCCCTTTCTCACATGGATGTTTGAAACCCTATTTTCTGTGTGGTGGTTGTTCTACGGCTGGGTCCAGGTGAGTCTGCCCTGGGGTGTGGTCACAGCTCTCTAGCCTCACTGGTGGGTTTCATCCCACTACAGCCAATAACACGCAGTTCTGTGCTGTCCGTGTGACATCATATGCTTTGGACATCCTTGCTGCGGGAGCATCCCTGAGATTTTTGAGGTCTTTACAGGTAAGTAACTGTCCCACCCTGGGTGTTGAATAGGCATGTGTGGTGTGCACCTTTGGGCCCATTGTCCTAGGACTTGGAGCCAGATGAGAGCGCAATTTGGTGAGGTAATGAAGTTTGGGAGTCTGGGTGTCCTTCAGTCACTCATCTGGCCCCTTGCAACTGCTTTGTGACAAGTGATATGTAGCTTAGCCTGGCCTATTGGGCTTCTGGTGCCTCTCCTGTcctggaaggggtggggtgggctttGTGGGAGTGAACCATTATTCCAGGTGCGTGCTTGCTCCCTTCCAGCCATAAGAGAGGGCTCATCCACCCTCTACAGCTGTGGATGTGATATGTTTCCCCCAGTTGCTTTTCAAGTCCAAGAGCTGCTCACTCTGAAATAGGATTTATGGCCTTTTATGGCCTTTCTCTTAACTGCTGCTGCCTTGTCACATACATAGGGCTTTCTAAGTTCTACTCTGTAGCTCATGGGTTAAAAAAACACCctggtttttattatataatggcTCTTAAGTTCTCTGTGCCATGAACAAAGGAGGGCTTGATAGGTGTTCATGCCCTGATGGGTTGTGTAAAGTAAAGGAGACTTGTTTGAAGGagagaggctttttttttaaataaagggtgCTGCAAAATCTTGAAGGATATGCATTTTATAAATTCCATTCAACTGTCAGCTTCAGTAATCCTTGTTGGTGTGTGCTCACCATTTACAAGGAAGACATCATTGAACACCACCTGTCACAGAGACTGTCCTAAAATTTTTTGCCTTAATGTGGTAGTAGATGCAACGTTGTAATGTCCATAGGTGCTTTTCCCGTTATAAAAGATTGCTAAAGACAAATATAACCCCTAACCCCTGGGCTTTTTCAGTCACTGTGAAAAGTGTTGTAAGGCAATTGAAGGGGTTTACAAAAAGGTTCACCttgcaaatgtcaaaatgacagcACTGCAAGGTCTACTTTAACCTCATCCACCGGACGACGGGCCTCTCCGGCCAGGTCTCCACGAGCAGgctccacctccctctccagaCAAAGGGTTGTAACCTGGAAAGAGAAAGTGTTTTTTTAGTCGTCTTCACCTATTTATCAAAATAGGCCAGAAAATGCAGGCTTTCCCCCACCTAAACATTCTCCAGGAGGCTGCTTAACGTGACCATGCTTTTCTTCCATTGGCTTTCCCTGGTTCATTTGTGAACACCTACACAACCTTGAGTGTTCCATCTACAAAGCCAAGCAGGGAGAATTGCTGTGTGAGGTGTTGGGTTACTTACCACCTCCTCTCAAAGGCTTCTTGCCTTTTCGTTTCATGAAGCTTGAAGTAGAGGGCTCTGGGCTGTTTTCTTCCTGTTTGTGTACAGAGTGGTGCAGGCAGTTAGGGGGGGAAGACCCTGACATAGACCTTCTGTAGTAGGACGGACACATCGACTTAAAATTTAGCCCAGTCAGAACTCACCTGAGGTTTCTTCGCATTTCCTTTGTAACTTCTTCCTTCTTGCATGCTGTCCCACATCTCAAtcttctgtctccttttctcttcttggAGCTTTAATTGAGAAGGAAGGGacatgtttatattatatatgcgGCTTAGTGTCTTTGCTTGATAGCTTATATATATCGGTTTGCATTATGGGATTTTAACATGTCACTATTGGAGCTTAGCTTGCGGTGGcgtgtaccgccagtggtttcctacTTTGaagcaaagggggggggggctggggggtgtgctcgggggggggggttgtgctCGCCGCCTGCCCtcggtaattcagtttgaattggCAGACAGCTTTAccacaaatcattttattaattacaaTTTATGTGTGTAGCAGTGTTTATTTCATATGACTGCCAGGCTTTTTCTAGTCAGATATTTACCCAGATGCAGGTTTTTTAAATTAACGATTTGGGAAGGGGAGGATGCTCTCAAAGACAGAATAGCCGTTCGCCTGTATGCAGGGAGGCCCAGGTTCGACTCCGAggctattggagcaaagatggtggctgcctccctgttttttaccagcttagggaaaaaaaaaaagggccctggccggtgggctcagggctagctgacgctctaccacgcggaggacccgggttcgattcccggccagggcacataggagaagcgctcagaGCGCttcttgcttctccacccccccctccttcctctctctctctctaataacccctcccgcagccaggctccattggagcaaagttggcccgggctctgtgcCTCTGGTCGcaagtgggcgtgccgggtggatcccggtcgggcgtatgcgggagtctgtgtctctccgtgtttccagctttagaaaaatgcaaaaaaatcgGTGGTTCTAGAAAATTTCCCGTTTTATCCTCAGATTCTGAAGACCTTTCCCTAAAAGGCGAAGGGGTTGACCAGATGGCCCAGCTGATTTATCATCTAgaacccttgcctgacctgtggtggcgcagtggatataaagcgtcgacctggaaatgctgagcttGCCtgattgatgcttccagctcctcccccctgtctctctctccccctctctctcctctcttcatcTCAATACACCCCTGCTATCCACCCAGGTTGCATCAAGACTAGGAGGTGTAGGTATTTCAGTTATACATTGGGCCCCTGTACACCcaaaaacagaaagcaatgaactaaggagccttgacgtttctcatctctctctctctcacacacacaaaggtgatcaattctaaccaactgaaaaataaaaatgccaaaaagCTAGTTATTCCCAATaagcctctaaagcaggggtctcaaactcgcggcccgcagattaatccacgaagtttgattggtgggcgggccgcacgaCCGCGAgttttgagacccctgctctaaagcattGTATGTAAACTAAATCATACCTGTCTCAGTTTTTCCTTATGCCTCTCAACCTGTGCATTTAACTCTTCTTGCATTTTCAAACGAGCAGCTGCTAAAGCCTCTTGTCGTTTCACAACAGCATCAGGTTctacaatgaaacaaaaaaattaagctgAACCAACTTGTCTAGACAGGAAAGAATccattataaatttaatataaaaagtacAGACATCAGCTGATGAacacacatttacatattttTGGCTCCTTAGGGGTGTAGGAGACCACTCCACAGCCATAGTTCTTAGCCCAGGTTAAAAACCGATGTCACTGTTAGAAGTGCAAAACTCTAGTTCTGTGTTCTGCTGGGCACACCAAGATTTCATGCCATGGCCTGGACATCTCCAAACACCCAGTCTTTGGGTCGACCAGCATTCTAGAACACAGCCAAGGAAACAAGTTTTCTGGTCACTAGCCTCACTTTAGCTTTTTCATGGAAGGAGTAATCCTTCTGCCCCAGCACTCATAGAAAACACCCAACTTACCTGTTATTGTCTACTCTGAAGCGATCTGCTCATCTGTTCAGACCCAACACCATACTATACTGCTTTTACTAGAAGTGTGAATTTCTGTTGGGTCATTTTTAGAATGAAACCACGAAGTGCAGTTTTTTAACTACCTTTTTAACACTGCACTCCAAACACCATACACACACAGTGACTTTCTGCAGTGCTTCCTTAAAGCAACCCTCTTTGATGTGCCCATCCCATCACCACACTTGTGGACAGAGATGGCGGGTGCTGTTCCTGAAACCCTGCATCTCAGGTTATTACAACTGTACTTTGTAATTTGCTCTTGGGCATGTGGCTAACAATCAAAAAGactgggagcctgacctgtggtggatacagcgtcgacctggaatgctgagctcaccagttcaaaaccctgggcttgctggtcaaggcacacatgggagttgatgcctcctactcctcccccttctctttctctatccactctaagataaaatcttttttaatttttattttattttattttattcattttttagagaagagagagagaagggggggaggagcaggaagcatcaactcccatatgtgccttgaccggcgacctcagcatttccaggtcgacgctctatccactgtgccaccacaggtcaggcctaagataaaatctttttaaaaaaagacacttgAAATACATCACTTAAAACCtagaccttggccctggccagctggctcagtggtacaggagctacctggcatatggatgtcccaggttcagttcccagtcagggcacacagaagtgcccatctgcttctccactccctccccctcttgcttctttacctttctctcttttcctatagcagtggctcaattggagcgacttggccccaggcacttaggatggctccatggcctgtgctTCAGATGCTAAGAAaacctcagttgctgagcaacagagcaatgctccagatgggcagaacatcgccccctagtgggcttgccacctGCTTGgcgcacatgcaggagcctgtctttgcctcctctcctctcactgaaatatatatataaaaagactgGGAATGGCAGAACCACAGGGTTTCATGGGAAAGGAGAGGCATGTTGGAGCGAATGACCCCTTTCAGGACTCTGCTTTCCTCCCCAACCTCAGTAACCATGGTAACGCAGGTGAAGAACAACTTGTGCTTAATTAGGCTATTCTCAAAGCACTTAATGTTTCTTTGGGGTATGGTCCTTAGACATGTAGCTTCTAACCACTGAAAAGGCAACCACTTTGGAgggaatgatttttttaaaacaaacctaAATTTTGAAATCAGGTCTAATGAGCAAGTTGTAATTAAATTATAGTGAACATGAAGAATGAAACAGCTCGGAGTCAGTCAGCAGACCCCACGAGTGAAGTTTTCAATCTCATCCATCCCGGCAATGAACAAGCCCCTTCCACAAGCTATGAATGAAGACCCAATACCCCTCACCAGGCAGCATTTCCCACCTCCATGAAAAACCcgagaaaagaaaatcaagggtGCCTCAAGCTAGATAGCTTAATTGGTTATCGCTGGGAAGCATACAGgacgttcctctctctctctcccttcctctctttctaaaatcaataaaataaacataaaaaaaatcagtggcacACATTCACCAGTTGTCAGGCATAGAATGGGTCTGACTCGCAATGACACCCCGGCTCCGTGGTCAGGTACTAACCCGGGGCGGCCGCCGCCGGGTCCAAGCGCCTCCGCCGCAGGGTCCGCAGGTGTGGGGAGAGCTTCAACAGGACCAGGTACAGCAGAACGCAGCTGAAGACGATGTGCCAGCCGTAGGCGGCCAGCAGGGAGCCCACTGCAAGGAAGAGCGCCGTTAGCCAGAACCCTGCCGAAAGCAGGCCCACCCCTGGGAGCAGAGaattgaaaagaaggaagaacagCGCACAGCTCCGGGGAATGCGGGGAGCCTGGGGCGGCGCACGGCCCCGGGGAAAGCGGGGAGCCTGGGGCGGCGCGGGAGGACCGGGGCAGCGCACAGCCCCGGGGAAAGCGGGGAGCCTGGGGCGGCGCGGGAGGACCGGGGCAGCGCACAGCTCCGGGGAATGCGGGGAGCCTGGGGCGGCGCAGGTGGTACCGGCGGGCGAGGtgcaggagggagaagaaaagcagagacggtgctggagggagggagactaCTGGGCAGACTGCACCGGTGACACCGATCTCCCCTGATTAACCCATGTCAGCCCGACACACTCATTCCAAGGAGGAACGAAAGGTGCGGATGAGCAGGGCAGGGGCGAGAAGCGAGGACGGGAGACAAACGCGCGGGCTCAGCGGAGCCCGGCCACCGCAACCCGACCGTGTGTTTAGCAGGAAGGGGCCTGAGCCCAGGCCGGCCCGGCCGGCCGCACAGCGGAGAACGACGCGCCGAAGATGGCGGCGCCGCTACCTCACTGCCACCCCGCTGCCACCCCGCTGCCCCGCGGCGACTCACCGGTGACGTGCAGGAAGCGTAGCCCCTCGCTCTCCAGAGCGGGACGCGTGGACAGGGGCGGCTCCGGGTCCCGCTCCATGGCCGACGGAGCTCCCCAGGACTAGTGGAGGCCCCGCCGCGTCAGTTCCGGCCTTCGGCTTCCGGCCCGCCCCTACGTATACGTGCCGGGGGCGTGGTTTTAGTGGTGTGTCCAGTCACGGCGCAGAGCTGTGAGATTGGCGGGGCAGAGGGGCGGGCAGAGGTCCGAAGCTGGCTAGGCATTGGATAGCCCTGAAGACATTTTGGCGACTCGCGATTGGCCAGAGATGGTCACGGGACTGTccttattactgtttactatttaAAAAGGATTCTTCTTGATTGGTATTAATAGGAGAAACATGGCCTTGTAGCACATATTTATGCAATCAGTGCCTGAGTCTTCTCTGTGCTCTGAGCAAGGctcgaactggcaacctgagCGTTTGCAGACTGGTGCTCTAAATAACTGAGCTAATCCACAGTTAGGTAACTGCTTGCGCTCTTGACGGAGTAATCTGCTTCTGCTCCAGGTGTTGCCTTTTAGGCTGAGAAAGTCCCGCTAACTCTCATTTTTCCTCTCCTCCGGAATCAAAACCTCTAGGTCTAAAGTttgagtaatttttttgttttgcttttaagatttttttttttttttttttttttaacagggacagagagagagagagtcaaagagagggagagctagggacagacagacggaacggagagaaatgagaagcatcaatcatcagtttttcgtggcgacaccttagttgttcattgattgctttctcatatgtgccttgaccatgggccttcagcagaccgagtaaccccttgctcgagccagcgaccttgggtccaagctggtgaggtttttgcttaagccagatgagcacgcgctcaagctggcgacctcagggtctcgaacctgggtctttccgcatcccagtccgacactatccactgtgccactgcctggtcaggcgcttttaagaatattttgaaGTGAGCCGTACCTAGCAGTCTCAAAAGCTCATTGacaattagaaatataatttttaaagcggAAAACCATAGCCCTCACCCACCCCGTGATACCAAACCTAGTTTTATTACCTGACCTAATTACTGTTTCAGTAACAGTCACCATCCCTCTGTGTCCTCACCATAGAAAGAAGTGGCAATCCGAATGGTGAAAAACATTAGTCATTCCCTTTCCCCAAAGACGCCCCCATCTAAAAAGAatccccctttttttaaattttataagaatttattcgagccaaactgacaacatataCTGGGGAGCCAAATCTCAAATggtccctctccccctccactcctgccttttttttttttacaacagatTCTTTGGTttatgttttattgctttttagagagaggaagggagggagagagaagcaggaacatccatctgttcctgcatgagccctgaccagtgatcaaactggcaacctctgtgcttcaggaccatgctctaaccaactgagctatctggccagggtttttttattaatttttttaaaaacaaatttgtgcctgaccaggcggtgg includes these proteins:
- the SELENOS gene encoding selenoprotein S, which produces MERDPEPPLSTRPALESEGLRFLHVTVGSLLAAYGWHIVFSCVLLYLVLLKLSPHLRTLRRRRLDPAAAAPEPDAVVKRQEALAAARLKMQEELNAQVERHKEKLRQLQEEKRRQKIEMWDSMQEGRSYKGNAKKPQEENSPEPSTSSFMKRKGKKPLRGGGYNPLSGEGGGACSWRPGRRGPSSGG